In Populus nigra chromosome 1, ddPopNigr1.1, whole genome shotgun sequence, one genomic interval encodes:
- the LOC133675943 gene encoding uncharacterized protein LOC133675943 translates to MATNTGSVFNKFLSFFILLLHLGCFIFKAKLDDRQPAKKRKKVSPLAPISSSHSRLKPHKALSSSWSYLKSIFSGKTSKTQTQPAAPILTSARSSQQSIVSMILPDQTHSSELPPRKKSTGSCEEPDISTDHQFFPLRNDIFPCTACGEVFQKPQLLEQHQAIKHAVTQLLDGDSGKNIVDIIFKTGWSCKEKSPEIRRILKIHNSPKILSRFEEYREFVKAKAARNSPIKRRDERCIADGNELLRFYCSTFMCDLGLNGDSSICNQQYCSVCGIIKSGFSPKMDGISTLSTSWRAHMAFPEEIEEEFKFMNVKRAMLVCRVVAGRIGCDLEEDIDKQDSGSDSVLGRGGSGMHTRLDEEELLVFNPRAVLPCFVIVYTV, encoded by the coding sequence ATGGCAACCAATACAGGTTCAGTCTTCAACAAattcctctctttctttatcCTTCTTCTCCATCTTGGTTGCTTTATTTTCAAAGCCAAATTAGACGATCGCCAACCAGCCAAGAAACGCAAAAAAGTCTCTCCTCTTGCTcccatttcttcttctcatTCTCGCCTAAAACCCCACAAAGCTCTCTCTTCCTCTTGGTCCTACCTCAAAAGCATTTTCTCTGGTAAAACGTCCAAAACCCAAACTCAACCTGCAGCTCCGATTCTAACCTCAGCAAGATCATCACAGCAATCCATTGTCTCCATGATCCTACCTGATCAAACTCACTCGTCCGAACTTCCACCAAGGAAAAAGTCAACTGGGTCCTGCGAAGAACCCGATATCTCAACAGATCACCAATTCTTTCCTTtgagaaatgatatttttccatGCACAGCTTGCGGTGAAGTTTTCCAGAAACCTCAGCTTCTCGAACAACATCAAGCTATCAAACATGCTGTCACACAGCTTCTAGACGGTGATTCAGGCAAGAATATAGTCGATATCATATTTAAAACTGGATGGTCTTGTAAGGAGAAGAGCCCAGAAATCCGTAGGATTTTGAAGATCCATAATAGTCCAAAGATATTGTCAAGATTTGAGGAGTACAGAGAGTTTGTCAAAGCCAAAGCAGCGAGAAACAGTCCTATCAAGAGACGAGATGAGAGGTGCATTGCTGATGGTAATGAGCTCTTGAGGTTTTACTGCTCAACTTTTATGTGTGATTTAGGACTGAACGGGGATTCTAGTATTTGTAACCAGCAATATTGCAGTGTTTGTGGGATAATCAAGTCTGGTTTCTCACCAAAGATGGATGGAATTTCTACACTGTCTACTAGCTGGAGAGCACACATGGCGTTCCCTGAGGAGATTGAAGAGGAGTTCAAGTTCATGAACGTGAAACGGGCTATGCTAGTCTGCCGGGTCGTGGCGGGTCGGATCGGGTGTGATCTGGAGGAGGATATAGACAAGCAGGATAGTGGGTCCGATTCTGTCCTGGGAAGAGGTGGCAGTGGGATGCACACGAGGTTGGACGAGGAGGAGCTGTTGGTGTTTAATCCAAGGGCTGTGCTTCCCTGCTTTGTTATTGTATATACTGTGTGA
- the LOC133685455 gene encoding sodium-dependent phosphate transport protein 1, chloroplastic isoform X1 yields the protein MNATRALLYSFTDRPFRPLKSLPDISCPKRPREALNFRVRLRTDQRCCIFRVSVRNSGRGETGKVYADVKSDRYEILESVPESVKLEEDTLDDAVLDSTVPWWEEFPKRWVIVILCFSAFLLCNMDRVNMSIAILPMSAEYNWNPATVGLIQSSFFWGYLLTQIAGGIWADTVGGKRVLGFGVIWWSIATALTPVAAKAGLPFLLVVRAFMGIGEGVAMPAMNTILSKWVPVSERSRSLALVYSGMYLGSVTGLGFSPFLIHQFGWPSVFYSFGSLGTVWFAAWLSKAHSSPLDDPQLRPEEKKLIFANSSSKEPVKSIPWGLILSKPPVWALIVSHFCHNWGTFILLTWMPTYYNQVLKFNLTESGLFCVLPWLTMAFSANLGGWIADTLVSKGLSVTTVRKIMQSIGFLGPAFFLTQLSHIDSPAMAVLCMACSQGTDAFSQSGLYSNHQDIAPRYSGVLLGLSNTAGVLAGVFGTASTGYILQHGSWDDVFKVSVGLYLVGTVVWNLFSTGEKILD from the exons ATGAACGCTACTAGAGCTCTTCTCTACTCTTTCACCGACCGTCCTTTTCGCCCTCTAAAATCACTTCCCGATATCTCGTGCCCTAAAAGACCTAGAGAGGCGCTTAATTTCCGAGTCCGGTTACGCACTGATCAAAGGTGCTGTATCTTTCGGGTCTCGGTGAGGAATTCGGGTCGGGGTGAGACGGGGAAGGTGTATGCTGATGTTAAGTCGGATAGGTATGAGATCTTGGAGTCGGTTCCGGAATCGGTGAAGTTGGAGGAGGATACTTTGGACGATGCCGTTCTGGATAGTACGGTGCCGTGGTGGGAAGAGTTCCCTAAACGATGGGTCATTGTGATTCTCTGTTTCTCGGCTTTTCTTCTTTGCAATATGGATAGA GTAAACATGAGCATTGCAATACTACCAATGTCAGCCGAGTACAATTGGAACCCAGCCACTGTCGGTTTGATTCAGTCTTCTTTTTTCTGGGGCTACCTACTCACTCAG ATTGCTGGTGGCATTTGGGCGGACACAGTGGGCGGGAAGAGGGTTTTGGGATTTGGCGTCATTTGGTGGTCCATTGCCACGGCTCTTACTCCTGTTGCTGCTAAAGCTGGATTGCCCTTCCTACTCGTTGTTCGCGCGTTCATGGGGATTGGCGAG GGGGTTGCGATGCCTGCCATGAATACCATTCTGTCCAAATGGGTTCCTGTATCAGAGAGGAGCAGGTCATTAGCGCTTGTGTATAGTGGGATGTACCTTGGATCAGTCACTGGCCTGGGCTTTTCACCATTCTTAATACATCAGTTTGGATGGCCATCGGTCTTTTATTCCTTCGGTTCTCTAGGAACAGTTTGGTTTGCTGCATGGCTCAGTAAG GCACACAGTTCACCTCTTGATGATCCTCAGCTACGGCCCGAAGAAAAGAAGTTGATTTTTGCGAACAGTTCTTCAAAGGAACCTGTTAAATCGATTCCTTGGGGACTGATCTTGTCGAAACCCCCTGTATGGGCTCTGATAGTGTCCCACTTCTGTCATAACTGGGGTACATTTATTCTTCTTACATGGATGCCAACATATTATAACCAA GTCTTGAAGTTCAATCTTACAGAATCTGGGCTTTTCTGTGTCTTACCCTGGCTTACAATGGcattttctgcaaatttgggAGGGTGGATTGCAGATACTCTTGTAAGCAAAGGTTTATCTGTAACAACGGTCCGTAAG ATCATGCAATCAATTGGCTTTCTTGGCCCTGCCTTCTTCCTAACTCAGCTGAGCCACATTGATTCTCCTGCAATGGCTGTTCTGTGCATGGCATGCAGCCAG GGAACCGATGCATTTTCCCAGTCTGGTTTATATTCAAACCATCAAGATATTGCTCCTCGATATTCT GGAGTGTTGCTTGGTCTATCCAATACAGCTGGAGTATTGGCAGGGGTGTTTGGAACTGCATCAACTGGTTACATCTTGCAACATG GTTCTTGGGATGATGTTTTCAAGGTTTCAGTTGGGCTCTACTTGGTTGGTACAGTGGTCTGGAACCTCTTTTCAACTGGTGAGAAAATATTGGATTAA
- the LOC133685455 gene encoding probable anion transporter 1, chloroplastic isoform X2 → MSIAILPMSAEYNWNPATVGLIQSSFFWGYLLTQIAGGIWADTVGGKRVLGFGVIWWSIATALTPVAAKAGLPFLLVVRAFMGIGEGVAMPAMNTILSKWVPVSERSRSLALVYSGMYLGSVTGLGFSPFLIHQFGWPSVFYSFGSLGTVWFAAWLSKAHSSPLDDPQLRPEEKKLIFANSSSKEPVKSIPWGLILSKPPVWALIVSHFCHNWGTFILLTWMPTYYNQVLKFNLTESGLFCVLPWLTMAFSANLGGWIADTLVSKGLSVTTVRKIMQSIGFLGPAFFLTQLSHIDSPAMAVLCMACSQGTDAFSQSGLYSNHQDIAPRYSGVLLGLSNTAGVLAGVFGTASTGYILQHGSWDDVFKVSVGLYLVGTVVWNLFSTGEKILD, encoded by the exons ATGAGCATTGCAATACTACCAATGTCAGCCGAGTACAATTGGAACCCAGCCACTGTCGGTTTGATTCAGTCTTCTTTTTTCTGGGGCTACCTACTCACTCAG ATTGCTGGTGGCATTTGGGCGGACACAGTGGGCGGGAAGAGGGTTTTGGGATTTGGCGTCATTTGGTGGTCCATTGCCACGGCTCTTACTCCTGTTGCTGCTAAAGCTGGATTGCCCTTCCTACTCGTTGTTCGCGCGTTCATGGGGATTGGCGAG GGGGTTGCGATGCCTGCCATGAATACCATTCTGTCCAAATGGGTTCCTGTATCAGAGAGGAGCAGGTCATTAGCGCTTGTGTATAGTGGGATGTACCTTGGATCAGTCACTGGCCTGGGCTTTTCACCATTCTTAATACATCAGTTTGGATGGCCATCGGTCTTTTATTCCTTCGGTTCTCTAGGAACAGTTTGGTTTGCTGCATGGCTCAGTAAG GCACACAGTTCACCTCTTGATGATCCTCAGCTACGGCCCGAAGAAAAGAAGTTGATTTTTGCGAACAGTTCTTCAAAGGAACCTGTTAAATCGATTCCTTGGGGACTGATCTTGTCGAAACCCCCTGTATGGGCTCTGATAGTGTCCCACTTCTGTCATAACTGGGGTACATTTATTCTTCTTACATGGATGCCAACATATTATAACCAA GTCTTGAAGTTCAATCTTACAGAATCTGGGCTTTTCTGTGTCTTACCCTGGCTTACAATGGcattttctgcaaatttgggAGGGTGGATTGCAGATACTCTTGTAAGCAAAGGTTTATCTGTAACAACGGTCCGTAAG ATCATGCAATCAATTGGCTTTCTTGGCCCTGCCTTCTTCCTAACTCAGCTGAGCCACATTGATTCTCCTGCAATGGCTGTTCTGTGCATGGCATGCAGCCAG GGAACCGATGCATTTTCCCAGTCTGGTTTATATTCAAACCATCAAGATATTGCTCCTCGATATTCT GGAGTGTTGCTTGGTCTATCCAATACAGCTGGAGTATTGGCAGGGGTGTTTGGAACTGCATCAACTGGTTACATCTTGCAACATG GTTCTTGGGATGATGTTTTCAAGGTTTCAGTTGGGCTCTACTTGGTTGGTACAGTGGTCTGGAACCTCTTTTCAACTGGTGAGAAAATATTGGATTAA
- the LOC133685716 gene encoding cytochrome P450 86A1-like, which translates to METLPLFFTLAAATSAYLLWFYLLSRKLTGPRVWPLVGSLPYLFMNRRRIHDWIAGNLRATGGAGTYQTCTIALPFFARKQGFYTVTCHPKNLEHILRTRFDNYPKGPDWQTAFHDLLGQGIFNTDGETWLIQRKTAALEFTTRTLRQAMARWVNQTIKNRLWNILDRAATEKLSVDLQDLLLRLTFDNICGLTFGKDPVTLSPEMSDNPFSIAFDTATEATLQRLLYPGFLWRLEKLLGIGAEKRLKRSLEVVETYMDDAIAARKENPSDDLLSRFMKKRDVDGNHFPISVLQRIALNFVLAGRDTSSVALSWFFWLVMNHPEVEAKIIKEISTILTETRGNDHQKWLGEPLDFDEADKLVYLKAALAETLRLYPSVPQDFKYVVADDVLPDGTHVPAGSTVTYSIYSVGRMKSIWGEDCQEFKPERWLSPEEDRFDSPKDGYKFVAFNAGPRTCLGKDLAYLQMKSVASAVLLRYRLSLVPGHCIEQKMSLTLFMKNGLRVFLHPRNLA; encoded by the coding sequence ATGGAGACCTTGCCTTTGTTCTTCACCCTAGCTGCTGCTACTTCGGCTTATCTCCTATGGTTCTATCTCCTATCTCGTAAACTTACCGGCCCAAGAGTATGGCCTTTAGTGGGTAGCCTTCCATATCTCTTCATGAACCGGAGAAGAATCCATGACTGGATTGCTGGTAACCTCCGTGCAACTGGTGGTGCCGGAACCTACCAAACGTGCACGATAGCACTTCCTTTCTTTGCTCGCAAACAAGGATTCTACACTGTCACCTGCCACCCCAAAAACTTGGAACATATTCTTCGAACCCGGTTTGATAATTATCCCAAAGGACCCGATTGGCAAACTGCCTTTCACGATCTTTTAGGCCAAGGGATCTTTAATACTGATGGAGAAACGTGGCTCATACAACGCAAAACCGCAGCTCTCGAGTTCACTACTCGGACTTTACGGCAGGCCATGGCTCGGTGGGTGAACCAGACAATCAAGAATCGTCTATGGAACATTTTGGACAGGGCAGCTACAGAGAAGCTTTCTGTGGACTTGCAAGACTTGTTGCTTCGCTTAACCTTCGATAACATATGTGGACTCACATTTGGCAAAGATCCAGTAACTCTCTCTCCAGAAATGTCAGATAATCCATTTTCTATTGCCTTCGACACGGCCACTGAAGCTACTCTTCAGAGGCTTCTTTACCCTGGTTTCTTATGGAGGCTGGAGAAGCTTCTAGGGATTGGAGCAGAGAAGAGATTAAAGAGGAGCCTCGAAGTTGTAGAAACGTACATGGATGATGCCATTGCAGCACGCAAAGAAAACCCATCAGATGATTTGTTATCTCGGTTCATGAAGAAGAGAGACGTTGACGGCAACCACTTCCCAATCTCTGTTCTGCAACGAATTGCTCTCAACTTCGTCCTAGCCGGCCGTGACACCTCATCTGTTGCTCTTAGCTGGTTCTTCTGGCTAGTCATGAACCATCCTGAAGTCGAAGCAAAGATAATCAAGGAAATATCAACTATACTCACAGAAACACGGGGAAATGATCACCAGAAATGGCTTGGTGAGCCTTTAGACTTTGATGAAGCTGATAAATTGGTTTATCTCAAAGCAGCATTAGCTGAAACACTGCGTTTATACCCGTCAGTACCACAAGATTTCAAATACGTAGTAGCGGACGATGTTTTGCCTGACGGTACACATGTACCAGCTGGTTCCACTGTTACATATTCTATTTATTCTGTTGGGAGGATGAAGAGCATATGGGGCGAGGACTGCCAGGAATTTAAACCAGAGCGATGGCTATCACCAGAAGAGGACAGATTTGATTCACCTAAAGACGGGTACAAGTTTGTGGCCTTCAATGCTGGACCCAGGACTTGCCTGGGGAAGGACTTGGCTTACTTGCAAATGAAGTCTGTGGCTTCTGCTGTGCTGTTGCGCTACCGATTATCACTGGTTCCCGGCCACTGCATAGAGCAGAAGATGTCTCTTACATTGTTTATGAAGAATGGGCTTCGTGTATTCTTGCATCCTCGTAATCTTGCATAG